The Sander lucioperca isolate FBNREF2018 chromosome 15, SLUC_FBN_1.2, whole genome shotgun sequence genome window below encodes:
- the ppifa gene encoding peptidylprolyl isomerase Fa, translating to MLQLKNRMRYSTPGVAAAKLFSSVPAKNPVVYLDIEADNEPLGRITIELNADVVPKTAANFRALCTGELGFGFKGSVFHRVIPEFMCQGGDFTHHNGTGGKSIYGKTFKDENFKLKHTGPGTLSMANSGPNTNGSQFFICTTKTEWLDGKHVVFGQVKEGMDVVSKMESFGLHDGGVIKKIVITDCGEIK from the exons ATGTTACAACTAAAGAACCGCATGCGATACAGCACGCCGGGCGTCGCCGCCGCGAAGCTGTTTTCCTCAGTTCCAGCTAAGAACCCCGTGGTGTATTTGGACATCGAGGCCGACAATGAGCCTCTTGGAAGAATAACTATtgag TTGAATGCAGATGTAGTGCCAAAGACTGCAG CAAACTTCAGAGCACTGTGCACTGGGGAACTTGGCTTTGGATTCAAGGGATCTGTGTTTCACAGGGTCATACCTGAGTTCATGTGTCAG GGGGGAGATTTCACCCACCACAACGGCACAGGAGGGAAATCTATATAtgggaaaacatttaaagatgaaaactttaaattaaaacaCACTGGTCCAG GAACACTTTCAATGGCAAATTCAGGGCCAAACACTAACGGCTCCCAGTTCTTcatctgtacgaccaaaactgaaTG GCTTGATGGTAAACACGTGGTGTTCGGGCAGGTTAAGGAAGGTATGGATGTGGTCAGCAAGATGGAATCCTTTGGTTTACATGACGGCGGTGTGATTAAGAAAATTGTCATCACTGACTGTGGGGAGATCAAATAA